TGAGGAGTCACACATTACTGCGTTTTAAATTGGTCTGTCACTGAAAGTGATGTTTTCccctctttgtgtttgtttgcatatACTTTACATAAATAGCTTGCTTGCGTGATTTTGCATAATTCTCAATGTGACTTACGACTTGTCTCATCCAATTTTGCTTCCTCTGGTGATTTCATAGGCCAGACAGATGAGCTCCCCATAGAAGCTGACGCAGATGAGTGTGGTCTGTCTTCTGGTGAGCCGGTGGAACAGCGAGAGGCACCCCTGGGCAGTGTGAATGGAAAACTGGAGACAGACAACAAGGAGAATAACAATGGCATAAGCACAGATGAGACTCAGGCAGTAAGGTATGACTTTAGATGATGAAACCACACGGAAACtggcctttttttttaatcaattaccACAAAGATGACTTTTTTTGTGAATGATAGTGATACCTGCATGTACGATAATACAATTCTGTCATCATGCACTCACTTCTCCATCTCTTtccaaacccccccccccagtccAGCACCTAAGGGCCGCCACGTCGAGGGATCGGAGTTCCTGAATGAGCAGGACTCCACCAAGGTGGGATTGGTGTCAGGTCTTAACGGTAAATCCAACCAGTGGAACTTTGAGGAACTCATTGACCTGAACGTCCACTCCAAGACTCGGCCCCTCATCGACGCAGAGGACTGTAACCAGGTCTTGATTAACTGTGACGGGAGCTCAGATGGGACCAGGGTCGCCTTCGAGGACAAGGGAACCCCCGTCAATGCCCTGCATTCCTCTAATCAACCCATAGAAGCCCTGTCAGGTGAGGAGTCAGTCACACTTAATCATCTATTGGGAATTTACACTCTTTGACATAGTCTTCTTTAAAGATAGACTGTAACTCTTTTCTCCTGTGTCTCTGTAGAGATTTGATGCTGCAGCCGCCGCTGAGAAGCCTCTTACTGTTACTTATTGTGTGCACTCGTAAAGGTCTTGTCCAGCAGagctcctttaaaaaaaaaaatcctctacCTGTTCCAAACAGCTTTCTgatctttctcctcctcctcttccagaGGGAGGAGCACAAGGTGAAGCGGAAAGACCACCCCAAGTGCTACATTTGCACCCTAAATGATGAGGAaacaaatattacaatatatgtaaacaaaaaaagcgTTAGGCTTCAGGGAAGTTCCATATGTTCCTTCAACGTGCTTGCTTCAGgtctctttcctcttcctcttgtgTTTAGTTCTTCTCCAGattttttctgtgttgtgtccaatgttgatgatgttttttAAGAGTTGTCTTTGTCAGGGGTGTATTgatgtaatttattaattttggcTTCTGTGTTGTTGTAAGTATTATAtgtttagtcttttttttttctttttctttttgtttctcttgtaTGAGAAAATTCCAGGACACATGCACATTAGGCTGTTTGAACTGAATATAAGATTAATATTGTGAGTTAATGGAAGGAACGTTAATACATTCTGTTCTGTCTCGGCTTTGGTGGGGATAGCGTCCCAGGTTATTGCATGCGATTCATCTAAATTAACTTGACCGGCTGCTTTTGTAGCATCCAGCAATATGGCCTTaccactcccccccccccccccccccccccccccccccccccaacttcTAATTCTTAACTGTGAATATACTAAATTGCTTGTTCTGAagctcacacacgcacacttgaGCAATCATCCGTCATGTGCTTACACTTGAGGAGTTGATTCTGTATTCACACATCACTTCACCTCACAGAGCTGTGTCCTTTCAGCcccatttatttttgtacacaACAAGCACCTGTCACTGTGTTTATTCTTTGACCACCAGAGGGCTTCAGGAGCACCAACTCCAATTGTAACATTTGAAGCAGATCTACATTGCTGGTCATGACAACACTCTAGTGTATTCGCATGTTAAGTGATGTTTCAGCAGTTTGTTGATTTAGGGCTTATGGTagggtttgttatttttttacatatGTATATAGAATTTATGTTTACTAACAACATCATTGTAATTTACACCAGAAGAAGAGTTGCATCGAGTTTTAGTCTCATCTTGAGCTACAGTTTCAATAAGCGTAACTGTAACATACTACTAACAGGTGAAGTCCATTAGTTTCATTCATAGCTGCTTCTGAGCTTCTAAAGACGTTATGTGTTTGTTACTGAACTGAACATGAATGTACAGCTGTTCCGTCACGATGACCAGAGTTGCCCCAAATCAGGCTTTCAATTATCTGGTTTTAACTTAAGCTGTACCAACACATCCACTAACACTTTTCCATCTATCCTTCTGTCGGTGTGGCTCTttctttaattacatttaattctCATTAACCTTTTGAAAATTCCCAACACATTAGCTGCTACATCagacaaaatacatttcaactATTTTGTATAAACTAAAATTTGGcgttttttgtttatatatgaaaatacatttctacatATATTTAAGTGTTATTGTATTGTGTATAAATCAGTATTAGGCAAATGAAGCCATGTTTAGGATGCGGTGGTGTCAGGATGTGGATAATCTGCATATGTGACTGTGCTATAACCTAGGTTTCTGTTTGACTCGTGCCCTATGACCAGGTAGTCAGGTCACATTTGGGCAGCCTTGAAACCCAAAATTTACATAAAACCCTCTGCAAAGCATGGGGCCAAGTGGGGACCCACTATTTGTTTCTCAAAATAtggtgtgtgcatttgtgtgtatgttcgAGACACATATCCCCAAGCACTTATTCTAAATATGGGCTCGAGTTGACATTTTGATGGCAAGCAGAGTTGTTACAGCCTTAAACAACATGTCTGACCCATGATAATGGCTGTGCCTCTTTATGATGCTTTAATGTcgttaaaatatgttttagatTATGTCAAAAGATGTGTGGATTTTTTTGGTTAGTTATGGTTGGTTTATCAGCTCAGGTCGCAAATATTCTACTTTGTAATATGAGGCAGGGCACGTCCTCCAAACAGAAAATGACGTGGGTcagacatgttgttttctgtctcttctggatttataaaatgttttaaactctTGAATTTCCCTATGCTTGAATAGTCCAAGCACGAGGTTTGGGGACCTTGATTTTTGCCTTGCTGTCTGCCGGATTTCGCACCCTCTTGCTAACTCAAATGTCTTTGTACATAAAGACTGGGGGCTTTTAGATCTTAGCTTTGATTAATGAGCTCAAAGAATGTAACAGACTCCATAAACCGTCCTTCATTATTTACCATGTCTCGCAGAGCTGCCTCCTTTTAGCTTTCATACATTATTCATCTTAAAAACATGACTCAGAAATTACTCGCTATGTTTAAACTCACTGGTTTACTGAGGAGAGGCTTTATTGTACAGATTCGAAAGAGAGTTGTGTGATATTCTGGAAGACAGTCATTTGTTTGTTCCTTCACAGATATTTAGAAGTCTCATTCATAACCCAAAACCTGCTTATACCCAAACTCCCCACAAACCTTTCCTACTCCTTTCCCCACTCATGAGTAGCACCTGTTGTGGGGCTGTTGTAGCTGCTGCTCGAACAGATACTGTATCTATTCCCGGTCCTGCTGCATCTTTGAGGGCTTGAGTACAGAGCTGACTGCTCTTAGTCCTTAACGTTGTCTATAACAATAGGATAGAATGGTGCCTTAGATTTGagatttagtatttttattgaATAACAGTTAACTATGAAAGCTTGTCCTTACCTCGGCCTCGACAATCAGTCCATACAACCAGGGCAACTTTGTGAATATGAATATTTCTCTGGAAGATTTACAAACCTAACAGCGCCCTGTCCACAGATAaaatttgtactgtaaatatatcTAAAGTGTACTGAGATGATACAAACTGTTAAAACAATAAAGTCTTGCAAAAATAGTCCTTTGCCATGTTTTTAATTGCTTGCTGAAATGAGACTTCACATCACTTCCTCCTTTAttcttgttttacatttaacttCACTCAGAAAGCCTTGAATACAtgtatatatttcagcatcaatCTCATTGACTTGATGTGTATTTGAAATTCACTcaacatatatttttaaattctcaTAATCCATTCAAATATTCAGAGGCGTAAACGATTATTAATTAAAGCTGGTATGTATGAGCCGCAGAATGCATGGGAAAAGCATATTCACTCTGAAAGATTCCAGTAAGGCACTGAAAAGGGTTTGTCTTATAAAGCTGCTCTGGATTAGATTAGACTAATAGTGCATATATATCACAATCCCACAATTCTGCCGCCATGTTAGTATCCAATCCTGACACTGGAACAAGCTACAATGTATATGTAGATAAATGATTCAAGCTAGTAGATATTTAGTAGAAATAGCCTCAACTCTGTCAACCTCGTGAAGCGACGTTTAACCCAAATTGACTGTTTAGACATTTTTATGTTACTTCAGAAACAGAATAACATTTCTGTTCTGTTATCAATTCACACTCAGAAAACTCCCAAACGTATAATTTTATGAGAAGTTGTGTTTTGCAGATTAACAGCCAACTTTGGTGTAATTCCACTGTAAACAGTGAGCCTCTGCACAGCTGATTGTGCAGCTCACACCTTCTTGGCACAGTCGGGGCAGTAGATGTGATCTCCACTGATGACAAAGCGCTTGTTGGCCAGCGAGAGGGAGCACTTCTTGCAGTTGAAGCAGTACTCATGCCAGGAGTATCCCTCGTAGTTCACCACATTGGTGCCGTGGCCAAACCCTGCGGAGACAGAGACGGAAGGACGTCTGCCAGTCAGCAACGCTAGACAGGTAATGATGCTTCCAGATAACAGAAGAAAACGCAGCGTTCCTAACATTCAGCATAGATTGGTcttaaattctgaaaatatttaGATCTCAGATCTTAAATTAACGCTTCTTGTTAACGCTCCCTTACTGGAATATTTAAACAAGGAAGTTTGAATTCCAGTGTGTTGACACAGGTATGGTATGTTAAATTGGTTTCAAATATACTTTTACCTCAGTTCAGTTTTTGTCCATCAGATTATAAAATGAGTGAGGAAAAAAATCAGAAACACTTTATTCTACAGGTCTGTAACATCCTAATACTTTTCTAAGAACTTTCTTGAAAATGAGTAATTTTGTTGTAATTATGTGGAAAATAGGTTTCCTTTCAAGAAACATTCTCAGTTTAAACCCAATTAAGAATCCATTTATTAGTCATGTATTAGAAACGGCATGCTGATATATGTTAGATTGAATTTTAACACCCACAAGAAGAAAGGAAAACTACAAAATTGAAAAACTCTGTTTTCCATTAATGTCACCATGCATTCTGAGTGCATTCAAGACaataacagtgtgtgtttgccacAGAAAGCCTACTAACAAGAACATGTGTTTATGCTGCCCTGACCTGTGATTGGGTTCTTGCATCCATGGCACTTCTTGGCCACATCACTCTTGAAGCAGTCCACGCAATAAACATTGTTCTCATGGGAAGTGAAGCGAGTCCCCGCCAGAGTTTTGCGGCAGGTGTGGCACACGAAACACTCAGAGTGCCAGGGCTGATCCTGGTAGCTGATCCCTCCAGAGGTGATGGGCTTAGAGGGACAGAGGAACACTTTGATCATGATCTCAAACACGGCAGGGCTGGAATACCTCTTATTCTGAATGAACGTGGGTAAGTGAGCTGCTTGTACCACAGTTTGATTTTGAATAGACAGTACAATACACTGtaggtaagtaagtaagtaaaatttatttatataggtgATATATTAGCCCTTCCAGACTACCAACCTGATGAATATTTTTACAACCactaaaacatgcacattgaTACAATCGGTGCTTGTACCTGCTTGCAGTGGAAGCACTTCTTGGCAAACTTCTTGTCATGGCATGGGGCACAGTAGATATCATCGCCCTTGGTCAGGAAACTCTGTGTGCGGATTGGCTGCTTGCATTCAAAGCAGGTGAAGCATTCCTCGTGCCATACCTTGTTCTTGTACTCCACATTCTGGGATCCTAAAACACAAACGTAAAGTAGAACCAACCATCTGTGCTGAAGGTTGATGGAATTCAGCCTCTCAACATTTCCCCTTTTGTTTTCTAATaagtcatgtttttttaaaccataaATATTTTGTATCAGCTTGTTCCACCTCTTCATTGAAGCTCTGTCATGTGTATACTAAGTGACATATTACAATCTAAGTCTCCACCTTTCCATCAAATAGAAATATTCAACATG
This portion of the Micropterus dolomieu isolate WLL.071019.BEF.003 ecotype Adirondacks linkage group LG19, ASM2129224v1, whole genome shotgun sequence genome encodes:
- the fhl1a gene encoding four and a half LIM domains protein 1a isoform X1 gives rise to the protein MAFYKHSGPRSYLTSTMTDRFDCYYCRDNLHGKKYVKKDEKHVCTKCFDKLCANTCAECRRPIGADSKELHHKNRYWHEDCFRCAKCYKPLASEPFSARDDGKIMCGKCGSREDGNRCQGCYKVVMPGSQNVEYKNKVWHEECFTCFECKQPIRTQSFLTKGDDIYCAPCHDKKFAKKCFHCKQPITSGGISYQDQPWHSECFVCHTCRKTLAGTRFTSHENNVYCVDCFKSDVAKKCHGCKNPITGFGHGTNVVNYEGYSWHEYCFNCKKCSLSLANKRFVISGDHIYCPDCAKKV
- the fhl1a gene encoding four and a half LIM domains protein 1a isoform X2, which encodes MTDRFDCYYCRDNLHGKKYVKKDEKHVCTKCFDKLCANTCAECRRPIGADSKELHHKNRYWHEDCFRCAKCYKPLASEPFSARDDGKIMCGKCGSREDGNRCQGCYKVVMPGSQNVEYKNKVWHEECFTCFECKQPIRTQSFLTKGDDIYCAPCHDKKFAKKCFHCKQPITSGGISYQDQPWHSECFVCHTCRKTLAGTRFTSHENNVYCVDCFKSDVAKKCHGCKNPITGFGHGTNVVNYEGYSWHEYCFNCKKCSLSLANKRFVISGDHIYCPDCAKKV